The following is a genomic window from Acipenser ruthenus unplaced genomic scaffold, fAciRut3.2 maternal haplotype, whole genome shotgun sequence.
gggggaggcaagggggcccaatggggtcggtgctctgggaggtctgggtccctggaacgaggggggtggtggcgatgatgttggaggagagggagagagagcgcggctgctccgaagggcaggggcggacaggatcccgatccgggcagaggtcagggagtcctcaaaatcttcggccaatttgaccgcctcctccagggtgtcggggttgtggcgccgtatccacgcctgggtttcggcgccgaccacatggcagaactgttctaccacaatggcttcccccatctgctggacggtcttcttcccgggggtcagccaatgcaccatgtggtcgcacaacctctccgcaaccaccctggggcgtgtctccggggctctccggtactcccgaaaccgcgcccggtgggtctcggtagtaatgttgagtcggcggaggatagcctgcttgaccaggtcatactcaGTGGCGTGCTGGTCACTCAtggcctggtaagctgcctgagcctccccaatcaggcagggtcccaattggctggcccagaactcccgcggccaagccgccgcggtagccagccgctcgaatgccaccaagtacgcctccgggtcatcctccgccgacatcttcatcgcccgtgccttTGGGGGCGACATCACCGGTGTTGTAGTCGGGGTCGTTACCGCAGCCACGGCcagtcctacccgttcaatgagcgctgtatagcgctcctccctccttctctcctctgcgtcccgtctgctctccagtgcctgcagcagctccgccagcgcgtcgcggtccatgatcccacttctgacaccacgtgtggcaaagtgggtggtgaggggtagctgtgtagcagtgatgcggtgcaggagtaatgagcagacaacggtagtccagtggaaaataggctttatttgccagcactggtctagtgctcaaaataataagcccggcaatacacaacgatgtgtaaagctcgggctgacaaaacacaggatacagtcctgaacaaaagaaacaagaatacggtcacccgtctcgggtgcgtgcagtcgtgattgtggtgagtgaatacacaggacgttgtgacagtacgtgaggaggtgatccggcttgtgttcgcccagtgcgacagctccggatatgttctagctgtctggtgattcggaaacaagacagacagttagttttcagaCACTCcagcgcacaaacacacacacacagctcttttagagcagaacagatttttaggtccttctcggtccttggtttaacccaaacgaaggaaaagaacagcgttaccccggcccctatatgtaatcccgcatgatatctaggtaaacggttgcagctgccttttacttgcagctgcccctcgtttacctgtcaaatcaatacggtcttacaacagagtctcgcttccttccaggctgacccactttccggtcccggaaacgaactgtcaggccagcccttccagatacttctcctcccgttctttagcgccctcacaggtcgggaggaagatttatcaccagaactcattgtatttctgtcacaggcagttaccaaagtttgtggttattggtttaacaGATAATGACGCTTTTAGCGGTTCCTATGCTAAAaacccttttaactttaaacactttgccGGGAACTTTATAGCTATGTATGTTGATGGTGAACAAGTCCCCTCAAAACCTTTACAACCCGactatacagcaagacacaacccCGTCTGTgaatattacagtctaatacaagccacgggtagacatctcaaagacaaacTGCTGATAATTGATCGGTTAGACTTTATTAGAGGCTATACGCTCTATGCTTTTGATTTGACCCCTGACCAAgaatgtggagatcatttttccttagtAAAAAATGGTAATATGCGTCTTGAAATGCGTATTGCCCATGCTCTGCCAGAGACTGTGAATATGATTGtttatgctgtttttgagaacgtgattgaggtttcccaccaaagagctgttctctttgattactgaaaagtttgatacaactttgatcctttttaaaaatgaataccaccCAGCTTACAGCGCTGCTATCCAGCAACCCCATGACTGAAAAGTATTTTTATGGGGTCCTAGCTAGTGATCAActacctaaaggaaaaataaaaaaaacttctggCGATACTCATTGTCAACACAGACCCCCAGAATTATCCTGGAGAACACTGGCTGGGGATTTATCTAAAAGAAGAGGGTCAGGGAGAGTTTTTTGATTCTTACGGTAACcctccagattttatttattttcctaagactatctcaaactttttagacaacaacgctaaacaaacagtgtacaataatcagTCTCTACAGGGTCTTATGACCACTACCTGCggccatcactgtgttttcttcttacatcatcgagccaaaggacttacttaccctgaggttatggcgctctacagctctgatttaaacaaaaatgatctgatggtgtcccaatttatacattgtatgtctaaccctaaaaaacagaactgtataaatgtattttcatgcgtgcagtgtgtcaagactcaccatgattttaaaatatgttatgaaTGTTAGTCTTCAAAAAAACTTATGACAATGTATAtgctgaataaatatttttattgttgtaaagacttatacagacatatatatatcAGACATTGTTATACACCATATGCATGAATttacaacaaaatgtaaagatttgtatgaaactcaataaaaacagtaacatcttaataaGTTTCCCATaactgttgtctttttttctgcttcttattCAGGGGTCTCTAAGGGTCGTTTTTTATAGGCTTCTATGAGTTGTCAtgtttgagaattaggtactgtagaataggGGACATTTATCACAGCCAAACCTTTGATGCATTCAACCCATCCTACAGGTAGCCTATGTTCAGGGATATTGGTATTCCCTGTAgcagccctgattaaatcaaccaaatgcgaccctctaatgttcttgcccctaagaatgcattccccttgatcattccatgaggtaaccaaagcattctgagacatggcgtttaaaataaaattagcatttttcttagatctggagggGACGCTACTCATAACATAAGTCACTACCTTAGATTCAGATTCTGCAGCAGGTTGGGCCATTTCCTCAGAGGGGGGTGTAATCAAAGTCAGGGTATTAAgctctttttcactctgtttaatCAACGCtagatatctctgtaaggagcttgtgtatagcttaactttctcatggtcactgatgtcagttctaagtagaatgcttttcatttcagagtcaagtcgGCTTTCAACGGCTTTTTTAATAGGGGTGCTGGGGCTCAGGCTGCCGAAGTCTATCGAGTTGATGTTGtggtatcagaaacattttctgggagtgagtcatttttacaaattaactttgaggcattaagagtcctgataaaaaaggcaatgcaatccttattaaagcgccaataaaaccaccactctgattcacagttttttcttctttttaattgaatggttcttattacataggctctttataacacgccgctgctttttgagagtgtttaactgactcgaagttaaggggatgtgaccctttaaggcatttaaggcaatttccacaatagatttgataaaatcgtctgaagcgtttcgtaaaattgctcttctctgatgagcagagctatgaactatgctctttaagagatggaggttacgttttattctagccgacatgctgCGTTGTTGATGagcctagataaataaaagttttagcgcTATAACAGGCCGATTGTAAGTGTTTTGTCTTGGTATTTCTCATGATATAAGCAACTggccaatcaggagtaaataaaccagttcttagaCGGTATGCTTCGGGGGTTTGTGCctttaagtctattaaaagataaccatagggtttttttgtcgcatcttcaaacgcttctaagaaaaacttggagttACCGGGGTACATCTGTCGGGCTAGcgtgttgatttgaagtttatctcgagggtttttaaacagaataatgtaattggcattcaagtttatggtacggctcatttttccttgaaaaaacacattttgaaccaaatacagcacgcataaattcctatgatgaacgtattttgtaaaagctttctgtatttcatcattttcgctagctgcctccatcaagtcatctataatgattaaattgattttgttaggaggcaGTAAATTATCATTGGATAATGAAGCtggtatgccttcaataaattttacatttttaaatttaagtgccAATTTGTTGTATAATGGCTGCCAACAGCTATAACACCATATGATATTCTCAGGGGTTTGGGACAAGATCTGTGgagagttttctaaaagctgcttcacaaGATAACTTTTGCCTGAATTGGAGGGTCCGGATATTATACTGCAAAAGGTACGGTTAGTCTAATATCGAAGCCATCTTCAGTAGCCATAAGGAAGAGATGTGTAATCAGACAGCAAGACTCTCttattgtagactatttgaaaagttttctggagtggtttgttttccaattgaaattcttttttattacggTGAATCTGGGAGCCTCGAATCATGATATGCTCAGTGGGGGTGTTTCTATTAGGGTTCACAAAGTTTTGAACTAGGTCTTTTAATGAAGCAaggttaattaatttggaattctcatagtttagggtaataccctttactttgagacatgtttttccgCTGTTTGTGATGTATCCATACGTTTTAGGCCCCCCTGACACAAGCTTCAGCTTGCTAGTTAAATCTCCAAGATAATCGCCAAGTTCAGGACGCCATGCATGGGGCCTACTGACAAAGATCACAGAGTCCGTATCATGGTACAGACAGCGACCCTGCAGACGATCCGTGAGGTTATAGAGCTCTAGCCAGGCGTAAGCGGTTGTAAACGCCGCTATGAATACGTTTACATTACCGGGgggagtataggtatcagaagcgtAACGCCACTGAACCTGCGCCACcgtatcacttacaaaacaaaaatgcgaaacctgatatctttttgaaaagagataatggaaaaactggtcaggatcTTTAACCAAGCTTGTAGAGAGTTGGTTAGTTCTCTGGGCAAACTTCCCCCAAAATGAGTTTAAACATAACTTGGAGATTTGTCTCTTAGCAGggttaacattaatgttttgaggatctaattgaaccccctctttctgaaaatattcagcaatataGCGCTCTTTACGCCCATCATTGGTACAATGAGAGGGGTAacctgaactttcctgtttccccttgagatgactattaatgtaacctgtaaagagagtgtcagatttctgaggaaaatgccaaacttcgtgtattttagacactttgtaacctttctcaagagctttgACTACCTCTACACTGCACCATGTCCCTGTCAaggctctttctccagaggtatgGTTACATACCCCGGTTTGATTTAGTGTTTCTGCGCATGAAcggcagagggtaaacattaatttaccacagatgcgggcaggcagtacagggaaataaagaccccttggaggcagaacagttaatttgaacaagcCAATGTACTGCctcaagtcttgaaaattatggtaaattacgGTAGGATGGTCTACAGGGTACACTTCTGTTGACAAAGGGGTACAAGCTAGTGAAATaagtattccaccctttcattttcttgggccacataatgtaatgtaatggcatttgtacgCCCCCCAAACAGCGCCTCACGAGGATTGAGACGTTCTGGAAAATCGGAGCGAACCAAAAAATCGTGAACTTTAGGCTGTTTTTTCAGGGCGTTCCATTCATGCtcccaaataactctgacttccaacccataaaccttttgcaatgtttcaatcttttcatcaaagtgatgatACATCGTACCACAGGATACTTTGCATAAGGGGTTTACATCGGCAGAATCATAGCATTGGGGACAACCATGAAAAAAGAACCCAgcaaattcaaaagccgtacgcttaccattaatcacagcatacccgtccaagaaaaagggtcctattttaagctctccatagtttaaagcatgttgaatgaaaacattttcagtttcagatacatacattaaccattgtatcgaggcatttgaaaagcttttttgctgctcactgtaattgtcgggaggaatgatcgctattgtgtctttaggcatgaatttacttctatacatagccatgcacagtgaagcaatggtgGTACATTGGAAGGGGTCTATCTGCCCTATAGCATAAACCTCTGTACGGAATTTGATACAGgcctctttcaaaatttcaacatcatttttgcagtagaatgccatttcttctctgaaattaaaaacgCCATTCTTAATTgaatcataccatttgtaaaagtcatcacgttctttagacatcatttgctgaacacTGTAGTAACGTGGTTCAGGATAGGGGCCTACGTAATTCTGGTTTtcaacagtattgaaaaaatgaggaaaatatccttttctgGCTTCAAATCCCATAGCTGAAGGCATTGCACTTCATGGGCATAAAGTTAAAGGAATCATTGTAGCGCATCTTAAAAGCCTCatctgtaaaacacattaacttgctaCCCTGAGCGATGATATGAGGGTTAACACCGttggtaaataaataattcatcagtaaatTGCTGTCATACGATTTCGAGTTGTGCGCCAAGAAAGTATAGCCAACGTAACTGGGCCTGCGATACCTttcaaaaaactttttcacacaATCCTCACTCTCCCAAAACCATGATTCCCCATCCAGgtgcatgcagtacaaataatttgGAATGTGCAAGCCATCTTCCTGCctgcattcaaaatcataaaacacatatttgtctgtggGCTCATAAGGTTTTGGCACTTGAATGAAGCATTTGTGATCAGTGTGAGGTAACAACACAGCCTTACATATCTTACAGTAGGGACTAGGACATTTATGAATCAGCGATTTATCAGGATTGcatttatagagagaatagcTTCTtgtacacagttttaaaatgtcacacatagagacctgtttttcactgttggctttatctcggagaatcttatgctcatcataacagagctgtgatcgacaataacgattgcaatcattacattttacctttacagaAGCATCGCTGTTACAggctggtgaaaaacacacattacagtgtccCTCACAACGATGTCCAGATCGGTTACTGTAggctgtgtaacagtaattacacagataggcggcacccagaaaacctttcaagttaacaataccgtagaaatgattctcatgaagaaacagaaatacagttttgcttTTTGGTCGCTTATCTGTTTGGTGTTTCAGGAACACatccttttgaggacatctgtaccataccacaattttaacatctagggcctgttcaaatttatctagGTCAGCAAACGAAATCATCTGATGTTCACTTAACCCCACACgctgttgaagttttaaagcctcagccatacacATATCATAAGGACCCCTGAATTCTGGAAATAACAAGCTCAGAACGCTGTAagcaaaacataattgattgtctctgttgtaacatataatcagatgtttggctttttttctaataagctcacttttcattaaggtctACAAACCTCTCCTTAGACCTTATAACCTGGACAATCAACATCAAAGAATCATCAGccaaaatttcactatgactttgaaggagagcttcaatctgactgaaaaaatcgtctagacttaaattgtctccagtcatttttacatacactggtatatcCAAGGATCCTGCTCTTAATTCAAGCTGTACAATGTCTGTGGGTCTTAATGttctagaaacctcactcaacatattctctaacgtttcaTGCAACACAGTAAAAACTTCAGCATAGGAATCCAAAtcatacagatgtgtaaagttaagaggGTGCTTCAATTCGATATTGTTAAACATAGATCTATGTCTAAGCTGTACACCTTCCCCACCAATTCTACCCCCATTGTTAACCCTATGGGGGTTCTGTAAACCAGAAGGACCAGCCACTTGATCATCATGTAATACACCAGCCCCCAGGACTTTTATGCTAAGAGTCATCCTGACAAGCCCCCCTGTTTAAGCTTCCCCTATTTGGCTTTCCATATCATTTACACTCTCTGTAGTAACATGATTTTCTCTAGACATTTCTTGCAAAAGCTTATCCAAAGAGTCACAATTGATCtgagtcaatttagcatcattaatAACCCTTGGGTTATTGTTGTTTATATTAGGGATGATGTCATTTATCGGGGGACTATCTATAGAAAGTTCATCAATCAGAGACTTGATTGGCGTTAAATTATGCGagttataatttaaatcatttaatagtttGTCTAGATAGTCAAAATTCTCAAAAGCTCCTAAATTTAGGGGGTGAACAGTGCTTGGTCTTACATCTAGGGTTGGAGACTTACTATGTGTAGGGGATCTTGTTGAGGGATTTGTATTTAAGGTACTTTGGGAGATGATTACAGAATTTGACACAGTTTGACTTGGatcaattgaaacctttttatttttttgaacaacAGTCACAGCATCATCATTATCAGAATCATCATCAACATTAATTTCCACATGCTTCCTCTTACAAGTTTTTTTTCCGAAAGGGTGCCATTATTGCTGTACAATTACaaagttactgttttaaaaaccCTAGAGTTTTCAACAGGGTTATTAAggtttgtatattctgaaacaCCTCAGAGTCAGACACTAGAGCCCTTATAACAGGGTGTCCTGATTTTCAGAGGTAACTTCCTATCTAAATATTGTCTGCTTTCAGCACACATTTACCCCCAAAACGCGTTCATTACGTGTAAAATCGAATGAAAAATATTCTCACTTGTTTTTGTGAATATCTAGAAAATATAACTTATAAAGGGGTCATTACATCAGGCTGTGCAAACATTAGGTTAACCGATTTAAAAAACATAACGCTGCACTAAGCtcctatagtttaaaaaaaaaatctaaacagtaAAGCGTATTAATAATTTGCACAACCCTCAGAATAGTTTGATCGTGTATGAGGTTATTCAAATCTGTTGAtgataaaaacatttacagtatttttctcttttatttttattagcaaTACAACACATATTCCGATTTTATATatctttcaaaaaacatttctttctAATCTTTTTGAAGGCATCTGTATATTTAAGTTGagataacgataggttgcggatgcaaccccggttccctgaaagagaaaataaccatcaaggtatgggacattgccgtcaggcagtagggattggctgagctttatgtcaaagctgccgataggcctccgcgcaagctgccgtgtaagcccaccccccgcggagagtcacttcctcttttgcccttcaggccgtgaaggcctccagagcgacctcgcggcttgatggttattttctctttcagggaaccggggttgcatccacaacctatcgttccctttcaagtcgaaaataaccatcaaggtatgggaacagtgtacccaagccgtcgcgagggaggattctcggcagtaggacagacttacgtcataacacaactgcgtaggcagtacatctacacatatgcggagctgcgcctcagcgtctatgctcgcaatgacacctgtccaaaggtggaatagtcacaccatattgtcaaccactctacacgtccgcaacctgaggcgtcatagagtgcaacacagatgctccaaatgacggagcagaggattccagtacatttaaccggtagaacctcgtaaatgtatgcggtgtaacccaactggctgcagcgcaaatgtcagacatcggcacccctctaaagagggcccaggatgttgccatacccctagtggaatgtgccttcaactgccctggtggcggaaggcccatagaatcatatgctaactgaatagcatccactatccaatgagaaaggcgttgcttagacaacggctgacccaaagtcttagaaccatggcatatgaacagctgttctgtttgcctcacagtctttgtgcggtcaatataacacctcaatgcccgcacagggcagagcatgtgtaaccgctcttcctctggggaagaaaaaggaggaggatggaacgccatcaactcgactggttggttcatgtgaaacggggatatgaccttgggtaaaaaggccggatttggacatatggagaccttagaaccgtctcctgcgaaacgagtacatgatgaatgcaccgaaagtgcatgtaactcgcccacgcgttttgctgataccactgatagcaaaaatgcagtctttatagacacgaacttcatatccacactgtggagaggctcgaacggtgccttggtaagggcttctagcaccacatcaaggctccatgatggtaaactggtcgaccttggaggccgcaagcgtcttgcgccctttaggaactgagatgccagaaaatggcaaccaggtgataacccgtcaatgcgtacatggcaagccgaaatagcggccaaatacactttaagtgtagagggagacttcccctcatctagcagcttctgcagaaactgtaatatcactgccatagggcaggagaccgggtcatggccctcagccagacatcaactctgaaacaattgccacttatacgcatattgcgaccgagtagagggcgctctcgcactctgaatggtggggaccgcaagccgccctggcggttgatatacgccactaccgtggtgttgtctgaccgcactaacacgtgcttgcctagaagcactggcaagaagtgccgaagggcgaggtccaccgctctagagcattgatgtgggccgacctccagggtcctgaccacactccgcgagtccccgacccgttccagactgctccccaaccctggttggaagcatcggtcgtaataacctcccttcggaagatgggacccaagcgtacgccctggcggatgttcaacagaactttccaccagcgcagtgcttcccagcaggttcgggataccctcaacctgcggtgtttgtctctccgcggatgcaacgcgaaggcattgaaccaggcctgcagaggtctctggtgtagtaagcccaaaggaagggcttgcgaggcggcagccatcaaccccagcatgcgctgacacagctccatgctgactgtttctctcaacctgaatagggagagacaccgctccagcgaggcaactctttgtgtcgacagggtcgcttccatggacacagagtccagatgcagacccaaaaattcGGTccgttggctcggcacgaggcggctcttttctgaattgaccttcagacctagccggtgAAGATGatttgtaaccatcactgtgtgctgtgccaactgctcctttgactgcgcgcagacgagccagtcgtccagatagttcagcagtcggacgccttgaacccgcaagggggctaaaatggcatccatacacttcgaaaaggttcgaggagctagagacaggccgaatggcaggacacaaaactcgtagaccctgttctgaaatgcgaatcgtaggtacttcctgtgacccggacagatgggaacgtgaaagtatgcatctgtgaggtctacggtggtaaaccagtcgccctgccggacagactggacaatgtgcctgtgcgtaagcatcttgaacgacaacgcccataggtatttgttcagtagtcgcagatctaaaatagtggaacagtgtaggagtggg
Proteins encoded in this region:
- the LOC131736347 gene encoding uncharacterized protein LOC131736347 encodes the protein MDRDALAELLQALESRRDAEERRREERYTALIERVGLAVAAVTTPTTTPVMSPPKARAMKMSAEDDPEAYLVAFERLATAAAWPREFWASQLGPCLIGEAQAAYQAMSDQHATEYDLVKQAILRRLNITTETHRARFREYRRAPETRPRVVAERLCDHMVHWLTPGKKTVQQMGEAIVVEQFCHVVGAETQAWIRRHNPDTLEEAVKLAEDFEDSLTSARIGILSAPALRSSRALSPSPPTSSPPPPSFQGPRPPRAPTPLGPLASPPWRSRLAPSWGRGAAPAPLPYQQRDRFLTHAPSVPPICFRCHQPGHLARSCPAAMECDVAACNWAPETDS